The DNA region GGACCGTCGGTCGAACGAGCAGCATCCCAAGCAATCGGAATCCTCGCCTCGGCCCCACCGTGGGAGCAGTGCTCAACCACCGCTGGTAATAACGTGGAACCCGAATCCCTCGCCGAGTCGGCCCCCGCAGCAGGCCTCACTAGCATATCATGAACGTCTCTCTGCCTGGTATGGGAGCACGGCTCCACCACAGCCTTCTCTTTCATCTTCCGCACTAAAGAAGCCTCCGTCTCTAAGTGCACCTCCGTCCCCATCTTCGCACCTGAAACCTTTTCCTTGGCCGCTAGCATGTACCTACCCAGATTACACCGAAAAACCGAGAGAGCCC from Dioscorea cayenensis subsp. rotundata cultivar TDr96_F1 unplaced genomic scaffold, TDr96_F1_v2_PseudoChromosome.rev07_lg8_w22 25.fasta BLBR01001649.1, whole genome shotgun sequence includes:
- the LOC120256798 gene encoding uncharacterized protein LOC120256798; amino-acid sequence: MLFRRKAGVTLPLELDFSMGMRKYQVFFTDDRGALSVFRCNLGRYMLAAKEKVSGAKMGTEVHLETEASLVRKMKEKAVVEPCSHTRQRDVHDMLVRPAAGADSARDSGSTLLPAVVEHCSHGGAEARIPIAWDAARSTDGPSEVQGRTDGSWRTRSPERKPATSAKWVKSLRTTD